The Thermomonospora curvata DSM 43183 DNA segment CAACACCGAACGGCTGGAGGACACCGCCCCCGAGGGCTTCGCCCTGGCCACCGACCTGGCCGAGCTGCTGGTGCGGCGCGGCGTGCCGTTCCGCGAGGCCCACGAGGTCGTCGGCCACCTGGTGGTGTGGTGCCAGGTCCACGACAAGGACTTCGGCGACCTCACCGACGAGGAGCTGGCCAAGGTCTCCCCGCACCTGACCCCCGACGTCCGGGAGGTGCTGAACGTGCAGGGCGCCCTGGCCTCCCGCAAGGCCCACGGCGGCACCAGCCCCGAGCGGGTCCGCGAGCAGCTGGCCGAACTGCGCGCCCTGGTCAACGAGCACGCCGCCTGGGCCTCCGGATCGGACTTTTAGCCGAGGACGGACGGGGACCATGCCGACCCTCCTCGGGCCGACATGAGCGACCTCCTCGACCGTGACTTCTTCGACCGCCCCGTCGAGGAGGTCGCTCCCAGCCTGCTCGGCCAGATCGTCGTCCACCACACCGGCGACGGCGAGGTCGCGATACGCCTCACCGAGGTCGAGGCGTACGCCGGGCCGATGGATCCGGCGTCTCACTCCTACCGGGGGCGCACCCCCCGCAACGCGGTGATGTGGGGACCGCCCGGGCATGTGTACGTGTACTTCACCTACGGCATGCACTTTTGCATGAACCTGGTGTGCGGCCCGGACGGCACGGCCTCGGCGGTGCTGCTGCGCGCCGGCGAGGTCATCGACGGCCGTGACCTGGCCGCCGCCCGCCGTCCCCGCTCCTCCTTCCGCGACCTGGCCCGCGGCCCGGCCCGGCTCTGCCAGGCCCTTGGCGTCGCCCGCGAGCACAACGGCCTGGACGCCTGCGACGCCGACTCCCCGCTGCGCGTCCTGGCCGGCGACCCGGTGGACCCCTCGCGGGTGCGGACGGGGCCGCGTGTCGGAGTGAGCGCCGCCAAGGAGACTCCCTGGCGTTTTTGGATCGACGGCGAACCGAGCGTGTCGCAGTACCGCATGCACGTCCCCCGCCGTCGCAGGACCACCGGCACGGGCTGAACCTTTCAGCGCGCCGTTCCCGCAGGCCGGGATGCGTGGCGACCGGGGACGACGCGGCACCGCGCCCCCGTGGGCCCGCCGTTTCCACCACCCGAAACCGCGGATGCTGGAAAGGGGTTCGCCGAACCCCTCCGCCGTCTCAACCGGGAATCCCGGTACCCCGGACAAAAGCAAGGGCATCGGATGCAGGCAGGGGAGTCGGCCCTGAAAGCGGGAGCATCACCAAAGAGCTCATCGGTGTGCTCGCCCTGAGATGTCTGCCCGCACTGGGCGGCACCTGCACCATGCCCAGGCACCCGGTCCCAAGCTCCAACGGACGGCGGCCGTCCGGTACCGGGACCGTCTGCTCTGCACCGGCCGGGACCCGCACCCGTCCCGCGGGACACCTGGTAGAACTGGACTTCACCGGCCGGCCCCGCGGCTGCGGCAGGCGAGCCGGGAACAGACCGGGGCTCGTGCCCGCTTCCACCTCAGGGCACGAACCGCACGTCCCGGTCCGTCACGTCACCGGCGGCCGGTGAATACCGTTACCGTGGGCGGCGCCCCATCGGGCACCCTGAGGGGCGAACCCGAAAACCCGGAAAACATGGCGGAAGACGAGGGAGACCGTGACCGACGTCCTTGAGGACCTGGCGTGGCGCGACCTGATCGCGCAGTCCACCGACCTGGACGAACTGCGGGCGCTGCTCGCCGCGGGGCCGGTCACCCTCTATTGCGGGTTCGACCCCACCGCCCCCAGCCTGCATCTGGGCAACCTCATCCAGATCCTGACCCTGCGCCGCTTCCAGCTGGCCGGGCACCGCCCCATCGGCCTGGTCGGCGGCGCCACCGGGCTGATCGGCGACCCCAGCGGCAAGAGCGCCGAGCGCACCCTCAACTCCGAGGAAGTGGTCGCCGCCTGGGTCGAGCGCATCCGCGCCCAGGTCGCCAAGTTCCTGGACTTCGAGGGCCCCAACGCCGCGCTCATGGTCAGCAACCTGGAGTGGACCGGGCCCATGACGGCCATCGAGTTCCTGCGCGACATCGGCAAGCACTTCCCGGTCAACCGGATGCTGGCCCGTGAGACGGTCAAGACCCGCCTGGAGACCACGGGCATGAGCTACACCGAGTTCAGCTACGTGCTGCTGCAGGCGATGGACTTCCTGGAGCTGTACCGGCGCTACGGCTGCCGCCTGCAGACCGGCGGCAGCGACCAGTGGGGCAACCTCACCGCGGGCGTCGACCTGATCCGCCGGGTGGAGGGCGGCACCGCCCACGCGCTGACCACCCCGCTGCTGACCAAGGCCGACGGCACGAAGTTCGGCAAGACCGCAGGCGGCGAGACCTACTGGCTGGACCCGGAGCTGACCTCCCCGTACGCCTTCTACCAGTTCTGGATCAACGCCGATGACCGGGACGTGGAGAAGTACCTGAAGGTCTTCAGCTTCCGCCCCCGCGAGGAGATCCAGCAGCTGGTCAAGGAGTCGGCCGAACGCCCCGCCGCGCGCATCGCCCAGCGGGCGCTGGCCGAGGAGGTCACCACCCTGGTCCACGGCGCCGACGAGTGCGCCAAGGTCGTCGCGGCCTCCCGCGCCCTGTTCGGCCAGGGCGCCCTGGAGGAGCTGGACGAGCGGACCCTCGGCGCGGCGCTGGCCGAGGTCCCCCGCATGGAGATCCCGCCCGGCGACCTGCCGCCCGTGGTGGACCTGCTGGCCGGCAGCGGCCTGTGCAAGAGCAAGTCGGAGGCCCGCCGCACCATCGCCCAGGGCGGTGCCTACCTGAACAACACCAAGGTCACCTCGGAGGAGGCCGTCCCCACCACCGAGGACCTGCTGCACGGCAGGTTCCTGGTGCTGCGGCGGGGCAAGCGCAACGTCGGCGGCGTCGAGGTCGTGCGCCGGGCCTGACCCGCCCGCACCGGTTCACCCGGAGACGGCCTGGAGCGTGCCCGAGCGCCCGGTCTCGTAGCGGCCGGGCGCTCGTCGCTTCCGCGATGGACCCTCAGCCAGGCCGGCAGGACATCCGGTCTCACCGCCCTGCTCGGTGAACAGGGAAATCTTCTGGTAGCGCAAGCGGCGGTCACCTGGGCTCCTCGCCGGCCCGCAGCGGTCATCGCGCCTGAACGGCCTCGTGGTCGCCTGACGTGTGACAGAGGCGGACGGCCTGTGCGTGATCGGTCCGTTGAACATCCGCGCTCCGTCCTCACGGACTCCCCAGCTTCGACCGGTCCCGTTGCCGGGCGCCTTCGCGGCGAAACCGTTCACAACGATCGTCCGGTGACGCGCATGAGCAAGGGGAACGAAGATCCCGCTCCCTGCCTTCCGTGAGAGACGGACGAAGGCGCCTACCGACTCAGACCTGCCAGGGTTTCACCGCCCTCTCGCAACGGCACGGCCTTGTGATGCATGGGGCTCACCTTCTGTAGCTGGGACTCACTCTGGTGAGGCGCAGTGGATCCTCGTGGGAACCAAGGCCTCCGTCGCCTGTCCTGTCCCACGGGCTCCTCGGCTGGGCTGAAGGGGCCGGTGCAGGTGCTGTTCGACGGCGGGCGGGACGCTTTGCAGCCTCCCCGGTGGGGGGCGAGCAGGAGAGCAGGGGACTGAACGCCTCCCTCGGGACCGGTAGGGCGTTCCTCGCCCAGACCTCGGGTGAAAAGGAGATCTACCTGGGCGAACTCGCTGCTGACACCGGACAGGGGGACTCCGGTGAGCCTCTGGCCGGCCCGTCGGCCGGTCACGGGAGTGGTGAGGCGTGCGTCACAGAACCAGCCTCAAGGCTCCGCCGGTCCGGCTCACCAGGGCGGGAACAAGCTGATTGAGCTGGGACGTTGTCTCTTGACGGCCTCGATTTGACGTCCTTGCGCGGTCAACCTAATGTTCTACCTGCCCCACGGGGGAGCGGGACGCCCGAGCAGGCGGCCGGCCCGGGGGAAACCACCACAGAACCAGATGGTTGCGGTACTTCGCGCCCTGATGGCGGTGGTGGGCCTGATCGGACCGAGTTGGACAAACCGGGACGAACAGGTACAGTAGAAGGGTTGCCCCGCGGGGGCCTGCCTGGTTGGGTGGGTGCTCCGAGGTGGGTGTCCGTTTCTTGAGAACTCAACAGTGTGTCAAAAGCCAGTGCCTTGTGTCAGCCTCTGCCTGGTGTGGGTGGGGGTTGTGGTTCCTCGTCAGAGGATGATGTTGTTGGGATCGAAGGTCCCATTCTGAAGGTTTGGCTCACCTGGTGTTTGTGCCGGGTGGGTGTGTGGCCTTTGGTGGAGAGTTTGATCCTGGCTCAGGACGAACGCTGGCGGCGTGCTTAACACATGCAAGTCGAGCGGAAAGGCCCCTTCGGGGGTACTCGAGCGGCGAACGGGTGAGTAACACGTGAGTAACCTGCCCTCGACTCTGGGATAAGCCTGGGAAACTGGGTCTAATACCGGATATTCACCTCCTGTCGCATGGTGGGGGGTGGAAAGTTCCCTCTTTTTGGGGGTTCGGTCGGGGATGGGCTCGCGGCCTATCAGCTTGTTGGTGGGGTGACGGCCTACCAAGGCGACGACGGGTAGCCGGCCTGAGAGGGCGACCGGCCACACTGGGACTGAGACACGGCCCAGACTCCTACGGGAGGCAGCAGTGGGGAATCTTGCGCAATGGGCGAAAGCCTGACGCAGCGACGCCGCGTGGGGGATGAAGGCCTTCGGGTTGTAAACCCCTTTCAGCACCGACGAAGTTTGGACGGTAGGTGCAGAAGAAGCGCCGGCTAACTACGTGCCAGCAGCCGCGGTAATACGTAGGGCGCGAGCGTTGTCCGGAATTATTGGGCGTAAAGAGCTCGTAGGCGGCTTGTCGCGTCTGTCGTGAAAGCCCACGGCTTAACCGTGGGTTTGCGGTGGATACGGGCAGGCTAGAGGCAGGTAGGGGAGCATGGAATTCCCGGTGTAGCGGTGAAATGCGCAGATATCGGGAGGAACACCGGTGGCGAAGGCGGTGCTCTGGGCCTGTTCTGACGCTGAGGAGCGAAAGCGTGGGGAGCGAACAGGATTAGATACCCTGGTAGTCCACGCCGTAAACGTTGGGCGCTAGGTGTGGGGTTCTTCCACGGGATTCCGCGCCGTAGCTAACGCATTAAGCGCCCCGCCTGGGGAGTACGGCCGCAAGGCTAAAACTCAAAGGAATTGACGGGGGCCCGCACAAGCGGCGGAGCATGTTGCTTAATTCGACGCAACGCGAAGAACCTTACCAAGGCTTGACATCACCCGAAAACCTGCAGAGATGCAGGGTCCCTTCGGGGGCGGGTGACAGGTGGTGCATGGCTGTCGTCAGCTCGTGTCGTGAGATGTTGGGTTAAGTCCCGCAACGAGCGCAACCCTCGTTCCATGTTGCCAGCGGGTTATGCCGGGGACTCATGGAAGACCGCCGGGGTCAACTCGGAGGAAGGTGGGGACGACGTCAAGTCATCATGCCCCTTATGTCTTGGGCTGCAAACATGCTACAATGGCCGGTACAGAGGGCTGCGATACCGTGAGGTGGAGCGAATCCCTAAAAGCCGGTCTCAGTTCGGATCGAAGTCTGCAACTCGACTTCGTGAAGTCGGAGTCGCTAGTAATCGCAGATCAGCAACGCTGCGGTGAATACGTTCCCGGGCCTTGTACACACCGCCCGTCACGTCACGAAAGTCGGCAACACCCGAAGCCCGTGGCCTAACCCGTAAGGGGGGGAGCGGTCGAAGGTGGGGCTGGCGATTGGGACGAAGTCGTAACAAGGTAGCCGTACCGGAAGGTGCGGCTGGATCACCTCCTTTCTAAGGAGCACTTGTCCAACCTGCCGGCACTTGTGTGGTGTTGGTGTGGTTCAGGGTTTCGGTCTACGGGGCCGTGGGTGCCTCGGACCGGTGCTCGCAAATCGTGGAACACTGGCTAGTCAACCTGCCTGGGTTGCTGCCCGGTCAGTACTACCCGCATCCGACGGTGTCGGATGGCTCCTCTTGACTGAGGGGTCGGAGCCTTGCTTCTCCCTGTGCGGGGGGTGGGGTTCGGGGTGTGGAACCTCCGGTGTCGGGGGCTTGGGTGGGTTGGGCACACTGTTGGGTCCTGAGGAAACGGGCCTCTTTGGGGGTTGGTTTTCTCGGACTGTTCGGGGCCACGTGCCTGGCGCTCTGCCTGGTGGTGGGGTGTGTGGGTGTGGTTGTCCGGTTGTTTTTTGTGAACTGCATAGTGGACGCGAGCATCTGTTGATTGCCCGACCACCTGTTTCCTCCCTTTTTTGTGGAGGGGTTGGTGTTGGTAAGTTGGTAAGGGCATACGGTGGATGCCTTGGCACCAGGAGCCGATGAAGGACGTGGGAGCCTGCGATATGCCTCGGGGAGCCGGCAACCAGGCTGTGATCCGGGGATTTCCGAATGGGGTAACCTGGCACCTGTCATGGGGTGTCGCCGCCGTCTGAATGTATAGGGCGGTTGGTGGGAACGCGGGGAAGTGAAACATCTCAGTACCCGCTGGAAGAGAAAACAAATTGTGATTCCGTGAGTAGTGGTGAGCGAAAGCGGAGGAGCCTAAACCGTGCGCGTGTGATACCCGGCGGGGGTTGCGTGTGCGGGGTTGTGGGAGCGCCCAGCTGGGTCCGCCGGCCTGGCGGGGAGTGAGAAACCGTGTGTGTAGCCGAACGATCTGGGATGGTCGACCGTAGACGGTGAGAGTCCGGTAGGCGAAACGCATGCGGCTCCCGGGCGTTGTCCCGAGTAGCACGGGGCCCGTGGAATCCCGTGTGAATCTGCCACGACCACGTGGTAAGGCTAAATACTTCCTGGTGACCGATAGCGGACTAGTACCGTGAGGGAATGGTGAAAAGTGCCCCGGTGAGGGGTGGTGAAAGAGTACCTGAAACCGTATGCCTACAAGCCGTCAGAGCCGTTGGCCCTGCCTTTGGTGGGGTTGGTGATGGCGTGCCTTTTGAAGAATGAGCCTGCGAGTCATGGTGTGTGGCGAGGTTAACCCGTGTGGGGTAGCCGTAGCGAAAGCGAGTCTGAAGAGGGCGTTTGAGTCGCATGCTGTGGACCCGAAGCGGGGTGATCTAGCCATGGGCAGGGTGA contains these protein-coding regions:
- a CDS encoding DNA-3-methyladenine glycosylase, translated to MSDLLDRDFFDRPVEEVAPSLLGQIVVHHTGDGEVAIRLTEVEAYAGPMDPASHSYRGRTPRNAVMWGPPGHVYVYFTYGMHFCMNLVCGPDGTASAVLLRAGEVIDGRDLAAARRPRSSFRDLARGPARLCQALGVAREHNGLDACDADSPLRVLAGDPVDPSRVRTGPRVGVSAAKETPWRFWIDGEPSVSQYRMHVPRRRRTTGTG
- the tyrS gene encoding tyrosine--tRNA ligase; protein product: MTDVLEDLAWRDLIAQSTDLDELRALLAAGPVTLYCGFDPTAPSLHLGNLIQILTLRRFQLAGHRPIGLVGGATGLIGDPSGKSAERTLNSEEVVAAWVERIRAQVAKFLDFEGPNAALMVSNLEWTGPMTAIEFLRDIGKHFPVNRMLARETVKTRLETTGMSYTEFSYVLLQAMDFLELYRRYGCRLQTGGSDQWGNLTAGVDLIRRVEGGTAHALTTPLLTKADGTKFGKTAGGETYWLDPELTSPYAFYQFWINADDRDVEKYLKVFSFRPREEIQQLVKESAERPAARIAQRALAEEVTTLVHGADECAKVVAASRALFGQGALEELDERTLGAALAEVPRMEIPPGDLPPVVDLLAGSGLCKSKSEARRTIAQGGAYLNNTKVTSEEAVPTTEDLLHGRFLVLRRGKRNVGGVEVVRRA